GGCTGCTCCGTTTCCGGAATGAAGGTCTTCTCGGCGGCGCTGATCACGCCGAAGGCGTTTCTGACCATGTCGGTTACGGCATGCCAGACGTCGATGATGCCGAAGAAATTGAGGACCAGGCGGATGAGATCCGGCGGCCGCATGACGGCGATTTCCGGGTCGCGGCCGACGATGACGGTATCGGTATGATGGCGGGTATGGCTCCAGCGCCAGGTGACCGGGTTGCGCATGATCATGAAACAGGCGATCTGGTAGACGGCGTCGTTCATCCACATCGTCCTGAAGGCGGTGCCGTGGCCGCATTCATGCCAGCGGCTGTCGGAAGCGGAGCCGTAAAGGACGCCATAGGCGAGGAAAAAGGGCAGCGCCCACCAGCTGCCCCAGAAAAAGACGCCGACGCCGCCGAGACAAACCATGCTGCCGAGCCAGATCGCGGTGTCGCGGATGGCGGGACCGTCCTCCCGCTTCATCAGCTCCTTCACCTGCTTGCGCGGAATGTCGGTGTGATACCATTCGGCCGCGGCAAGGCCGCTTGCAACCGCCGCCTCGGCATCGCGGCCGAGCAGGCTGTAATCGCGCTTCGTCGCAACTGTCGTCATTCCCGCCTCCCCTGCAGCGCCGCGCCTCTCACGGGGAGCGCAATGCGGCTGCAGCCTAATCAACCGGCGCCACTCCCGATCGGCGCCTTCATTCGATGCACCGAGGATAGGTTGACTTCTGACGGTTCTCAATGCAGTCATGATATATTCTCTCAAATCCTATCAGCATGACAGCCTCAACGATGAGGGAATAGTTTCAGGGAGGAGACATGACGAAGAGGCCGACGATCGCGGATCTCGCCCGCGCCTCCGGGGTCAGCGTCGCAACGGTCGACCGGGTGCTGAACGGCCGCCATCCGGTGCGCGAGGAAACGGCGCGCCGCGTCTACGATGCGGCAAAGGCGATCGGCTATCATGCCGTCGGCCTGCTGCGCCAAAGGGTCTTCGAGGATCTGCCGCAATACCGGCTCGGCTTTCTCCTGCAAAAGCCGGAGCAGTCGTTCTACAAGGCCCTGGCAAAGGAGATCGAAAACGCGGCGCTATCGGTGAGCCATGTCCGTGCCATCGCGCAGGTGGATTTCGTCGCAAGCTCCACGCCCGGCGCGATCGTCGAAAAGCTGAAGACGATCGCCGCGCGCAATCAGGCGATCGCGCTGGTGTCGCCCGACTACCCGGCCGTGACTGCGGCAATCGAGGAACTGAAGGAGCGCGGCATCCCCGTCTTCGCCCTCCTGTCGGATTTCGCGGCCGGCGTGCGCGAAGGCTATATCGGTTTGAACAATCAGAAAGTCGGCAGGACCGCTGCCTGGATGATCGCCAAGGCGGCCAAGCTGCCGGGAAAGGTCGCAGCCTTCGTCGGGAGCCACCGGTTCCACGGGCACGAACTCCGCGAGATCGGATTTCGCTCCTATTTTCGCGAGAACGCACCGGAGTTCGAGGTCCTCGACACGATGGTGAACCTCGACACGCCCGAGATCACCCATGAGGCGACGCTCGATCTCCTGCAGCGCCATCCGGATCTCCTGGGCTTTTACGTCTGCGGCGGCGGCATGGAGGGCGCCATCTCGGCGATCCGCGAGGAAAAGCTCGGGGGCAAGCTGCTCGCCGTCGTCAACGAGCTGACGCCGGAATCGCGCGCGGCCCTTGCCGACGAAACGGTGCTGATGGCGGTCTCGACGCCCGTTCCTGCTTTGGCCCGGGAAACGATAGACCTGATGGTCGGCGCGATCGACCGGGGTGCTTCGAGCGTCCCCGGCCAGACTTTCCTGCCTTTCGACATCTATACGCCGGAAAATATCTGACGCCGGCGTCGCGAAGACATTTGCGAAATCGCGCTTTCTGGAAAACGATAGCGAATCAACAGCTTTCGCAACCAGGAGAAAGTGATGCGGCGCTTCATTCTTTGTCTTCTGGGCGTTGCCGCGCTCGCCGTCACTGCAATCGCCATTCTGCCGAGCCTGATTTCCAGCGACTGGATGCGGGCCGAGCTCGGTCGGCAATTGTCGGCTGCGACCGGCAGTTCGATCGCGTTCAACGGTCCTGTGAAACTTTCGGCATTTCCCTATCTTGCGGTCGTCGCGGAAGACGTGACCCTCTCGGCCGAAGCGGAAGGGATCACCGCCGAATTTGCGGAGGTCGCCGGTTCAGTGGCGCTTTCCTCGCTCTGGTCGGACCGGCTGCACATCAAGCAGATCGCGCTCGACCGTCCCGTCGTCGTTCTCGACGAGAAGGCGCCGGGCGAGGCGACGCCGGCTCCGGACGGCGGCGATGAGACCGGTTCCGGCGATCCGCTTCCCGCCCTCGTCGCCTTTCTCGAACGAAGCGCAATCGAGTCAGTCTCCATCACCTCCGGCACGTTCGTACGGCGAA
The genomic region above belongs to Sinorhizobium meliloti and contains:
- a CDS encoding LacI family DNA-binding transcriptional regulator; the protein is MTKRPTIADLARASGVSVATVDRVLNGRHPVREETARRVYDAAKAIGYHAVGLLRQRVFEDLPQYRLGFLLQKPEQSFYKALAKEIENAALSVSHVRAIAQVDFVASSTPGAIVEKLKTIAARNQAIALVSPDYPAVTAAIEELKERGIPVFALLSDFAAGVREGYIGLNNQKVGRTAAWMIAKAAKLPGKVAAFVGSHRFHGHELREIGFRSYFRENAPEFEVLDTMVNLDTPEITHEATLDLLQRHPDLLGFYVCGGGMEGAISAIREEKLGGKLLAVVNELTPESRAALADETVLMAVSTPVPALARETIDLMVGAIDRGASSVPGQTFLPFDIYTPENI
- a CDS encoding fatty acid desaturase family protein; this translates as MTTVATKRDYSLLGRDAEAAVASGLAAAEWYHTDIPRKQVKELMKREDGPAIRDTAIWLGSMVCLGGVGVFFWGSWWALPFFLAYGVLYGSASDSRWHECGHGTAFRTMWMNDAVYQIACFMIMRNPVTWRWSHTRHHTDTVIVGRDPEIAVMRPPDLIRLVLNFFGIIDVWHAVTDMVRNAFGVISAAEKTFIPETEQPKAIRVARIWLAIYLATIGLSLYLGSILPLMLIGLPRLYGAWHHVLTGLLQHGGLADNVTDHRLNSRTVYMNPVSRFVYWNMNYHVEHHMFPMVPYHALPKLHAMIRHDLPAANPSILHGYREMIPAFLRQLRNEDYFLKRELPPTAKPYREEFHNDRLVPAAE